In Trifolium pratense cultivar HEN17-A07 linkage group LG7, ARS_RC_1.1, whole genome shotgun sequence, a genomic segment contains:
- the LOC123894648 gene encoding protein THYLAKOID FORMATION1, chloroplastic-like, whose translation MAALTSLSFSATTQCSQRKSTLPSSSTRFLASSSDFFGIRIDSSYYHHVGVRAANSSSKMVIQCMSSVTDVPSVSETKLNFLKAYKRPIPSIYNNVLQELIVQHHLMRYKTSYRYDPVFALGFVTVYDKLMEGYSSEEERDVIFKAYINALKEDPEQYRIDAQKLEEWARTQNSTSLVEFSSKEGEIEGILKDIAQRAGGKGEFSYSRFFAVGLFRLLELANATEPTILDKLTAALNIDKKSVDRDLDVYRMLLSKLVQAKELLKEYIDREKKKKEERAQPQKANEAVSKCLGQQLSVM comes from the exons ATGGCTGCTCTAACTTCTCTGTCATTCTCAGCAACAACTCAATGCTCACAGAGAAAATCAACTCTACCTTCTTCTTCTACTCGTTTCCTTGCTTCCAGTTCTGATTTCTTTGGAATTAGGATAGATTCCTCATACTATCATCATGTTGGTGTTAGAGCTGCCAATTCTTCATCTAAAATGGTTATTCAATGCATGTCTTCTGTCACAG ATGTTCCAAGTGTTTCCGAGACAAAGTTGAATTTCCTAAAGGCATATAAACGACCAATCCCAAGTATCTATAACAATGTGCTGCAGGAGCTCATTGTCCAGCATCATTTAATGAGATACAAGACATCATACCGTTATGATCCTGTATTTGCTCTTGGTTTTGTCACTGTTTATGATAAACTCATGGAAGGGTATTCTAGTGAAGAGGAACGAGATGTCATCTTCAAAGCTTATATTAATGCATTGAAGGAAGATCCGGAACAATACAG AATAGATGCACAGAAGTTGGAAGAGTGGGCTAGGACTCAAAACTCTACTTCCCTGGTTGAGTTTTCATCCAAAGAAGGAGAAATTGAAGGGATATTAAAGGATATTGCACAAAGAGCAGGAGGAAAGGGTGAATTCAGTTATAGTCGTTTCTTTGCAGTAGGACTTTTTCGCCTTCTTGAGTTGGCAAATGCGACAGAACCAACAATTTTAGACAAG CTTACTGCGGCTTTGAACATCGACAAAAAAAGCGTTGATCGGGACTTGGATGTGTATCGTATGCTTCTTTCCAAGCTGGTTCAAGCCAAAGAGCTGCTAAAGGAATATATTGACAG ggagaagaagaaaaaagaagaaagggcGCAACCACAGAAGGCTAATGAGGCCGTTTCAAAATGTTTGGGACAACAATTGTCTGTTATGTAG